The nucleotide window GAGAAGTACAACATAGAAAAGGACATTGCAGCATATATCAAGAAGGTAACTCCGGGATgagggtgctgtgctggctgcgACTTCCCAAAGCTCCCGAGTCTGTCAGGAGCTGAGTGCCTGAGGCTTCATGCTTGCGTGCTGGGAGGGAGAAGATACTTGGCTTCTTGGCTGCTTTACTGCTGTTTTCAAGAGGATGGAGTGACTTCTCCAAGGTCAGGggagggctgtggcagggctcTGGCAAGCTCTGAGCAAACTGCAAGTGATTTCCCTCAGGATTTGCCAGCCTGGAAAGGGCTGGTGGCTGCCTCTGCTTAGGACTTGCTCCACAGACCTGCAACACCAGTGCAGGTGGGATCACCCCAGTGTTTCACTTGGTGGGCAGCAGTGCATGTGTGGTTCTGGGATGGGCcttgtgctggctgctggggctgccgtGTGAGAAACAGTGCAAGCAGCTGTCGTGGCTGGTGAAGAGGTTCTCTCCCCATTTATAGAAGCCTGTTAATTGAGTCTCATGCTTGATGGCACCTGGGGAGCTGTTGGTTCCCCCTGTAGCAGTTTCTCAGAATGGTCAGGCAAAGTGCTATTGGAGGAGGGAAATTTTACTTGAGAGGCAGTGAAGTCCTGGCACCTGGGCTGGTGTTTGGGCCTTGCTTGTAATCTAAGCTTGAAGGCAAAGGATTCAAAGGTGTCTCCTGACTTCTCAGATCACTTTGAGGCATGACTTAGCTCTAAGTGCTTGGGGCAATGCAGCCTGTAAAGTGAGGGAGTGCAACAGAAGGCATCCAAAAAGAACTTGGCCTTTATTTCATGAGAGTGTGTTGGGAGGAGGGAAGCAATTTGATGCACCTTCGTGCCCTGGCAAGAAAGCCTTTTCCTTACTTCAAAGGTTGCCTGCAAAGAGCTCAAACTCTTCTACTGTCTGAGAACTAGAACTGGCTTTAATCTAGGATGTTGAGTCTGTTCTTCTGGCTCTGTCTCAGGGGAGGGAAGGGTGTTCTTGGGAGTCTTGTGTTAATTAGAGGGAGGAAAATGGTCTTTAACCCTATCCTGTCTGCTAAGTAGGAGAGGACTATTGAACCAGCACTCAGCTTGCTCACCTCTGACCTCTTGGGTCTTTGCTCTCTGGCCTGTGAATCTGCCTGCTTGTTTTCAGTGTGGATTTTCTCCCCCTTGTGTACAAGAATCCCAAATAGCAGAAGCCaggttttttctccttcctttttttagGTGACCTTTGAGCTCAGATGCCTTGCTGGAGCAGACATGCcaaaacctttttttatttttttgtgagtgGGTTTGGAATGGGAGAGGAGAATTATTCCCCTGATTAGCCTACACACAGGGCTGTACCAGGGAGAGCTCTCGTGTCTGCTCTTCCTGCCCGGGGCTGATGGTGCTCCAAGGCTCAGAAGATGTTTTGCTTGTGTTGAATCCTTCAAACAATCCAGTGCAGAGGTTTGGTTGCTTAATTGAATAGTGTCTTGCCATGGGGTATCTCAAGATGCTGCAGGTGGGAGGAGAGGCGATAGTGTGTGAACAGAACCAGCTCAGAATTTGTGCTTAGAACTATTTTCATGTGGGCTTTCTTGGCCTTAATgcctctcttctctttcttcaggAATTTGACAAGAAATACAACCCAACTTGGCATTGCATTGTTGGCAGAAACTTTGGCAGCTATGTAACACACGAGACAAAGCACTTCATCTATTTTTACTTGGGTCAGGTTGCAATTCTTCTCTTCAAGTCTGGATAGGAAGTAGGAGCGATTGAAATTTGGACTGTAATGCACTGATGGCTGAAGCCACGACTCCCTCTAACATGGCTATGCCGCTGCATGGACTGTATACTATATTTAATGTGTATATGTTGCAGTAAAAATCTACTTCTGTTTAGTTGCCTGGGAAGAAGGCGGCatttttttgttactgcttTTTTTGGTTGTATTGCACTAGGAAACCTGTAAATGCTTAAACAATGGCCTTTACgtgggaagaaataaaactattcCACAACAGCTCCCTCACTGGTAACTCCTTCTTTGAGGCTGGGAAAACTTTTTTTGGGCAGGCCAAAAGCCCCAGACTTCCTTACTGAGTCCTGTTAGACTGTTAATCTTGCAAAGAGGAGCAAAGCCAGTGTGAGCCTCTGTCCCACCCTGCAGACTGTAGAGAGCTGGCTCTCCCAGTACCCTCGGGGCAGGTCTTAGACCTTCCCTGGAAGCTGgtggggtggctctgggtgacGTGGCTTCCACACCCAAGGTGATCTCCACCTTTGACTGTGATACAGGCTTGCAGCTGGCACCCTCGGTGTTCTTGCTCAGTGCcctttgctgtatttttggCTCTGCTGAAACATTGACCTAGACTTGATAAGTGACTCAGTGTGGTCTAGAAGGCTTCAAAACCAGCCCCTGAGTTCCTGCTTgttgcagaaagcagcaatccTGTGGCTGAAGTCTGTAGACCTTGATACTGAGTCTAAAGCCACGTGGCCCGGCCCCACAATGGAGTAGGATATCAAATTGGTGACTACTGACAACAGCTCTATTGGCATGTTTGTAGCCAGTTGTCTCAACACTGCCTTAACTTGATGCTCTCCTTAAAGCAAGCTAGTCGTGTGGAAGACTTGTAAGTGGCCACtgtctcttttattttattttttttctttgattttattttctgtagctAATAAGCTATTTCCGGAGGGTTGTCCTCCATGTTCTGATATCTGCTTTTGTTCTTAAAGCACAGTACCAAGAAGTTAAATTTACATGTGATGTTGTGTGAAGGAAACTCATGTGACATCTGCTTCAAAGGCAGACAAATGTCTTGGTCTCCAATAGGTTCAGCAGTGATGTTGTCTTAGTACGTACTGACTCGGGATTACACTGCAGGAAGTTCTGATCTGGGTGtgcagaaatgctgtgtgaTGGCAAGTAAATCCCTGGTGCTTGATAGAAGCTCTAATTATTGGTTTGCTGACTAATGCATTGGCAATACCACTGGGCTGGTGAGCCCAGCTTGTGTCTCTGAGATTAATTTGGTGTTGGGAATAAATCATTGCTGGGGGCAAAGGGCAGAGTGAAGGGAGCTCTTTGTGAAATGATTTGGTGACCCAGGTTGATGACTTCCTGAAGTAAAAGTCCTTCTTGTCTCTGTGCAAAATCCAAAGTATGCCTAATTTTGTATTATGGATAGAACAATGTTGTAACTAGAAAGAATGTAGCTGTCATAAGTTCATGTCGATGGAAATGTCTGCACTGGGATAATGTGCCTTGGACTGTCTGGGGCACTTGTGTGGTCTTGTCTCTTCAGAACTCCACTCTGGGTCTGAAAGgagaatgttttgggtttgtttttttccaagcatgAGTCTAATGTGAATCTGTTCACGGTCTCTCGTGGAGCAAGATCTGTTCCCTTCATAACTGCAATTGCTCAAataccatttatttttttttcaaacattaaaGGTGAATTGACACATTTAAACCGCCTCTGGTTTATTCTTCCTTACCAGCTTTCCTGAGCAAAAGCCTTGTCCAGAGAGGGTGAGCAGCGATTTCTCTGCCCTGGAAGATGCTGATGACCCAAAGAAGGCAGGTCAGGGAGGGAGTAATTACCAGAGGAGCTTAGGTGGcccctctgtgctggtgctcagcTCAAAGGCTGAGTCAGAGGGAGGGATTGAGGGAATTGTGTCCTGCTGCACCCTGATGGGATGCTCTGTGCCGAGTAACCTGGATCTGAATGGCTTGGAGCTGACCTCTTAATGGCTTGAGGCACTGGGGGTGGTACAGCAGCTTCCTGCACAGGAAGGTGtctccctgcttcccaggaaagcaggttttccctgtgctggagggaaAGCTGCGAGCTGAATCTGTGTTTAGCGCCTCTCACAGTGCGGGGGCTGTGGGCTTACCCTTAAACAACCCCTCAGCCTGTTATCTTGCTCCTCATGCAACCTAAATCTGGGGTTGTGGCCTCGGTGATATTTTGGAAAAGCTGTGGGCTCTTCCCAAGTGCAGCAGTgtaacagctctgctgtggcacagtAACAGCAGCGTGAGCAGCGTGACTCAGCCGAGCCGCACGGGCTGAGCTCGCAGGCACAGCACGGCTCTTACACACGgcccatctgctgcagccccacctGCCACTGCCCCACAGCAGGGGTGGTTTCTACTTTAGGGGAGCTGGCAGTGATGCTCTTTTCTTGGTAGTCCCAGCCTTTTAACTGGAAGTGGAATTTGCTGGGCTTGagtgccagctgggctgtgctggggctctgcattCCAGGCCTGGCTCGGGCTGGGTTAATACTGAGGCACCAAGGAAATGTGCAGCCATGTGGGGCTGGGCCAGTCAAGGGCCCTCAAACCAAGCAAGAGGCAGAGAAACTGAATCCTGAGCCCCAGCTGCACTACAGGAGGCTGCTGATCTAAACCTCAACACTTCTCCAGCCTGAGTTTCATATGGGAAACCCCCATTCCAGCCATGTATCCAGGGGCTGTGGTACTGCTGGAAATCAGTGTCTGATGGCATGGGGTGGCCttgccagggctggaggaatGGTGTACCCTGGAGCTGGCACACATAACTCCAAAGTGGGCTTGGGGTGCTTCCttgtcactgcagcaggagtCCTTcaggctgaggaagaggagTTGTTGCTCATATCTAGCAGTGAAACAGCACTCTTTTCCCCTAAACCATCTTCCTTGCAGCACTGGGGCCCTACAAAACACAAACTGCCTAAATTAGAGCAGTGCTTCCTTCTacacagctgagagcagggGGAGGTTTGAACAcggagctgtgtcctgcttccctcccctccctctcccagcagctgccagggctctTGGCTTTGACTTTTTCCATTGCTGGGCTCCACTTTGTCTCCAGTTTCCCCCAGGCACAGGTGTCCTGGATGATGCCTTGCAGCATTAACTGTTTCCATGCTGGAGAAACCAATGGCATTCCCAGGATGGCTGCTCACTTTCAAGCTATTTGGAAACATCTGGATCTGGGACACAGAGTGGAAGGTATGTATTTGCAGGGGGATCATCTGGAAAAAGAAACTGCTTCCAGATGTGTTCTGGCAAAAAAAATGCTATTGAAATGTAAACTCAGTTTATGTTATGCTGCTGGGTGCAGGGGAgtctgaggctgctgctgtgggtgagcTCTGGGTGCAGATGTGCCTGCAGATGTGCATTCACTGCGGGGAATGGTGCAGTTTGTGGCTGGTGAGAGTGTCACACTGTTTTCTCTCTTATCAGCAGAGTCATTCAGTTCCTCATGCTGAGTATTTCTTCCAGATGTGGAAATGCCTTACAAAAGCAGGACTGTGTGGCACtggagagcagagaggcaggggttggggagctctgctctgtgggtgTCACTACtaaacactgccagggattcaCTCTTCTGCAGCGTGAGCATTGTGTAAAGCCATGAGAGAAGGTGTCAGTCCATCAGCAGGCAGCcttgctccctccctgcctgcctgccacaATGTTCTTCTCTGTGACCACCTGGGAAAGGGACAAGTGGCAGCACAAGCCTGGGAGGTGCACGTTGCTCCTGTGGGAACACCCAGGCTGCAGGTCAGGGCTGTCCTTGCCCAGCCAGCCTGCAGCAATGGtgtgctccagcagagcctgtggCTGGAATACCCAGTACCCAACGGACCTGTTCCTTCTCCCAGAGCTTTTGCAGGCACTTAGTGATGATGAGACAGAACATGGAAATCATTGTCGTCTCACTTTCAGCCTCTGCTGGGTGAATCCTGAGGATGGTGGCACACAGTGAAGGACGCAgggctgtgccatccctgcccatccgAGGTTTCCCTCCTTTGTTCTATTTATTGAGCAAGGATCCTGACACCCTTTCCCAGACAGTgactcacagcagctctgtctgtgcaCAAGCCATGTGTCGTGGATCACTTTATAGatacaggagctgcaggagcctcgCAGTAGCCAACTGTGTTTATTAAAAGATGATCAGATGCTTCCTTCCTTAAGGCAGTGTCTAGCTGAGGCTGAGTAATAACTCATTACCAACGAGACAAATAACTGCTTATCATCAGGTCAGTGCCTTTGCCAGCCCTTCTGGTAGTGGTGGCAGGTGCTCTGAGCACTGGTGGGCTCAGCACCCAGAGTAGGGGGTAAGATCCCACtccagtccctgtcccttcccctggggcagccccaggctctgctctgctgctcatcaGGGTTTGGCCCTGGGTTAAGCTCAAGGAACAGTTTTTTCCAGCCCTGGTGCACCATATTCCCTACTGCCTGTGGAATCAGGCTGCTGTAGTGGCCTTTGCAGGCCATGTTGTTCCATCCTGGTGCTGGGGACTTGGAACCAATGTGCCAGAGCTCTTCGTGGCCTGATGGAAAAATCAGCAGTGggccagagcagtgctggagaggcATCCCAGGAGCACTGTGGGGCCATGGGCGAGGTGGGAGGTCATgatctccctgtccctgtccccacacccccatgctgacagggctgggctggggagaggcagagcagggccagctctggTCCCTGGGCCCGGGCCCTCCTGGGCTGCCTCAGAGGCTTTCCTCAGACGCCATCCTCTGGTGCAGCCGCCGCGTCCTTCCCTGCCAGATGCCGTGGCATCTCTCCATGTCCTTTGTTCCCTCCCTTGCTCACGCCTCTCCCATGATTTATGGCctttgcagagcagcctggctgcagctctgctgcttgtcCAGACCCTTGGGCTCCCTGCCCTCgctcccagcctggggcagggagctcTTGGGGAGTGCTCTGACCCCCCTGCATTTGGGCCCCCTTGCATTTAACCATGTGCGTGGCCTTTTCTTTCACCTCCTTGCAGCCTGGGTGTGAATGAAGTGCTTTCAGGGGGAGGAGATTGTtgggagcccagctctgcctctgcattGGTAGCAGCCCATAAAAGCATCCCAGGAATTCGCCTCGGCAGCCCTGTTGGGGTGAGCCAGTGAAAGACGCCCTTTGTTCCTGCAGCCCAGTCCCACACACCCTCTGAGGCTGGAATCTGCCGAGCTGGATGTGTGCTCCCACTGCCTGCCACGCTGCACTCCAGCCTCAGCAAGAGCAAGAGCTTTTCCCATGTCTTATCCTGGCCCTGGtgagcagggcactggggaaaGGCTTCCCCGGCGTTCACTGGCAGTGTGTGACCCCAGCCTTAGTCCTGAGCTGAGTCAAAGGGATGGAAATCCCTACTCACAGGGTTTGCTGATGGGTCTGGGGTGTgattcctgctgcctgcccgCCTGTGGGGCCAGGGGCTGACACAGAGCCAGGCCAGGCcttgctgcagcctgcacacagccaggctggcaccCGGCCCAGAACATGGCTctggaaaaatagaaatgcctttgttgttgttgaggAAAGCCCAGAACGATCCGACAAGGACACAACCTCTTCCTAAAGCTGGGTATCAAAGCCCTGCTTTCTCAGAGGGTTCAAAGTGACCTGGCCAAAAGCATCTGCCTCTCTGTGGGTCAGCCTGGCTGGAGGAAACCCTGACCCACATTGCCACATTGCAGGGGGACTGAGGGCTGGCACCCATGCAGCTCCTTCCAGAAGGGTGCCCACCCAGGGGAGCCCCTGGAGCTTTCCTGTGCTCCAGAAGAAAAGCTTTGGGTGACTCAGCAAGCGGGTGCCAGACCAGGGCTCAGACACTGCCTCTGTCCTCAGCAAGACTGACACATGCAGTTCAGGCAGAGTCTGGGCTGGCTAAAGACACTGTGgtacttaaatattttatagaaaatCATTAAGCAATTAAATCTGGTGGATCTCACatagaagaaaaagcagcttgcAGCCTGTGCAGTAAACAGGGCAACGCTTCCTGTTCGTTTGGGATGTCTTCTTGGAGTCTTAACTACAATCCTTGCTTCAAAATAACTATAATTATCTCTTAATTGCCATTATTGTTTAACATTTTTAGCATTTGCAAGTGCAAACTGTTACAGTTTTCCGTGCAGATACAATCAGTAGCCCGGGCTCACAATGAAAGCAATTAAAATCCTGTGATTATCACAAGGCTGCGTGTCTCTACACCAGCTTCAATCTGCATCACTTGCCAAGATGTAGGCTAGAAACTCAGACAAATTTAGCATTTATTTAGTAACCCACCAAAGCTACTACCTCTTGCCTGCCTCCAATGATTTGCATCTACTGCACTTTTTGgaaggacaggagcagggaggggaggggaaagaaagcAGTTTCTAGAATACATCCCGGGAGAATatacagcaagaaaaattatGCACATGAATTATGCATCTGAATTATGATTTCACTCCTATTTTTGTCCAGATTAGCTCATGTTTGGtgtgcatccctggcagggtgCTAGCAGAgtgtgctccagctcccagcaggtcactgcagctctgggtcctgtggtccctgctcccctggcagctgcttcccaagggcTCACAGAGCTTCCTGGGGATCCAGCCCCCCATAATGatggcagcccctgctcctgcacccctcacaGGCTGGGCAAGTAGTTTCTCTGTGTTAATGGAATGCCTCTCCTGTAAACACACAACGGATGAGAGCAGATTTGGGTGTAAACTAAAAAAGCAGGTCTGTGCTATTTTGTACAGAGGGGGAGGTGTtggaggctgtgctgccagcagccaggcttcagtggtgtcccccaggtccccagcatctcctggggaAAGCACACATGGAAACATCTtggcctctgccagctctggggagatAAGCCCAGGAGAGAAGTGcaaggggaaggcagcagcagggcttccAAAATCTCACCAGAAACAACTGCAATCCCAGCACACAGTCAAGGAAAGCCAGCAATCCTTCCAGGAAAAACTGCTTTGCAATCCTCAGCCCCCTTCCCAGAAGGGCTGGTGACCCCAGGCCATGGATGTTTCCATCTGTAAGGAATTTCAGTGGCCCTCATTGCAGGAGGGAATTCTCCTCACTGGCTGAGTCAGCAGGGCACCTGCACCCAGGTGTGGGGGCCAGGTTGGGGAGGGTGTGAGCACAGGGCACCTTCCTCTGATGGGGCCATGTGGGGAGGCTTGAAGGGCTGTGAATGCTCCCTGGCTGGGTTCTTCCCTCTCCAAACTGCATGTGCCATCTCTGCTGTTGCCTTGGATTAACATCCCTGACATCCCAGCAGTTGTTTGCATGAGAAAATGAGATTAGGAAAGTATTTCAAGTATTTGTGTCTGTTGTTCAGTGGCAAACAAGGCTGGAGCCAGTGCTGTTTGTCCTGTCAGCTGGCCCAAAGCTTGGGAAAACAGCCAGGAAGGCAGTGGGAGACACCCAGCTAAGCACCAGGGGCTGAATTTGCACAAATGTGGAGCTGGTGCAGGCAGAGGCACCAGCTGAACCCCCTTGCCAGGGATGGGGTACCTGCATGTGCAC belongs to Oenanthe melanoleuca isolate GR-GAL-2019-014 chromosome 19, OMel1.0, whole genome shotgun sequence and includes:
- the DYNLL2 gene encoding dynein light chain 2, cytoplasmic isoform X1 → MFCLRFTMSDRKAVIKNADMSEDMQQDAVDCATQAMEKYNIEKDIAAYIKKEFDKKYNPTWHCIVGRNFGSYVTHETKHFIYFYLGQVAILLFKSG
- the DYNLL2 gene encoding dynein light chain 2, cytoplasmic isoform X2, producing MSDRKAVIKNADMSEDMQQDAVDCATQAMEKYNIEKDIAAYIKKEFDKKYNPTWHCIVGRNFGSYVTHETKHFIYFYLGQVAILLFKSG